In a single window of the Candidatus Neomarinimicrobiota bacterium genome:
- a CDS encoding ABC transporter permease subunit — protein sequence MKWPKLFKRYTIDTEEISLSIYRKRWEKFKTMKRGYYSFVILVTFYIISFFLPFLINNRALVVKYDDQLYFPVIQGYIHGTTFGQDVPGETNYRLLKETWNETGSPNWLIMPPYPYSPYEDITVEGNKMFEPPNSEHWLGTDNTGRDVFARLCYAFNISISFALLLTVVNYIIGILIGGSMGYFGGKFDLFFQRIIEIWSSMPILYVIIILVSIMKPSFLLLIGIYTIVNWISMTYLMRAEFYREKAKDYVAAALSMGQSNFKVMFKHILPNSLVPVITYFPFAVVMGILALVGLDYLGFGMPPPTPSWGQMLDVGLSNITKWWMVFAPVTAQFLTLLCIVFIGEGVREAFDPKVYSRLR from the coding sequence ATGAAATGGCCAAAACTTTTTAAGCGATATACAATTGATACGGAAGAGATATCTTTAAGCATCTACCGGAAAAGGTGGGAAAAATTCAAAACCATGAAACGGGGTTACTATTCTTTCGTCATTCTGGTAACCTTCTATATCATTTCTTTCTTTCTCCCGTTTCTCATTAACAATCGAGCTCTGGTGGTAAAATACGATGACCAGCTCTATTTTCCTGTCATCCAGGGATATATTCACGGCACAACCTTTGGTCAGGATGTCCCCGGAGAAACCAATTACAGGCTTCTGAAAGAAACCTGGAACGAAACAGGCAGTCCGAACTGGCTCATCATGCCCCCTTACCCCTATAGCCCCTATGAGGATATTACCGTCGAGGGGAATAAAATGTTTGAACCGCCAAATTCCGAACACTGGCTGGGTACGGACAATACCGGGCGGGATGTATTCGCACGCCTTTGCTATGCTTTTAATATCTCCATCTCATTTGCTTTGTTATTGACGGTCGTGAATTACATTATCGGCATTCTGATCGGCGGTTCCATGGGATATTTCGGCGGAAAATTTGATCTTTTCTTTCAGCGGATTATTGAAATCTGGTCCAGCATGCCCATTTTGTATGTCATTATTATCCTGGTTTCCATCATGAAACCTTCCTTTCTCCTTTTGATCGGAATCTATACCATTGTGAACTGGATCAGTATGACCTACCTGATGCGGGCTGAATTTTACAGGGAAAAGGCCAAGGATTACGTGGCGGCAGCCCTGTCCATGGGACAAAGTAATTTCAAAGTCATGTTCAAGCATATCCTGCCCAATTCCCTGGTACCTGTGATCACTTATTTTCCTTTTGCCGTCGTTATGGGTATTCTGGCTCTTGTGGGGCTTGATTATCTGGGATTCGGCATGCCGCCGCCGACACCCAGTTGGGGACAAATGCTGGATGTGGGTCTTTCCAATATTACGAAATGGTGGATGGTTTTTGCTCCGGTTACAGCACAATTTCTCACCCTTCTCTGTATTGTTTTCATTGGGGAAGGTGTCCGGGAAGCCTTTGACCCCAAAGTCTATTCGAGGTTGCGATGA
- a CDS encoding ABC transporter ATP-binding protein encodes MEKLYSRMRDYRGRNIAMIFQEPMTSLNPVYTIGMQIEESLEPKSFKEFIRDRVINLAESFRGHSWKFRFSLMGIFAAIFLFFSQLAAGWTFQLSAFAGSLLGGILIPSVFAGGIILWDKAIPESYKKKKAELFTKGVRLLELVGIPDPASRMKDYPHQFSGGMRQRVMIAMALAKNPSLLIADEPTTALDVTIQAQILDLMLEIKNKKSDSAIVLITHDLAVVAETCERVIVMYGGMIQEEAPVEELFNHPLHPYTLGLLRSIPNPLDTGKKEKLKTIRGMVPSILKLPEGCKFCTRCDHKIDICDTIEPKLREIRPRHFVRCHVVQQNMESKL; translated from the coding sequence ATGGAAAAACTCTATTCCAGGATGAGAGATTACCGGGGCCGGAATATCGCCATGATCTTTCAGGAACCCATGACATCCCTGAATCCTGTCTATACCATCGGAATGCAGATTGAAGAATCCCTGGAGCCCAAATCTTTTAAAGAATTTATCCGGGACCGTGTCATTAATCTGGCAGAATCCTTTCGGGGACATTCCTGGAAATTTCGCTTCTCTCTAATGGGTATTTTTGCCGCAATTTTTCTCTTTTTCAGCCAGCTTGCCGCCGGATGGACTTTTCAGCTTTCCGCCTTTGCCGGCTCACTGCTTGGCGGGATACTGATTCCGTCAGTCTTTGCCGGAGGTATCATCCTCTGGGATAAAGCCATCCCCGAATCCTATAAAAAGAAAAAGGCAGAGCTGTTCACCAAAGGAGTCCGACTCCTTGAACTGGTGGGAATCCCCGATCCGGCATCCCGCATGAAAGATTATCCGCACCAGTTTTCCGGTGGTATGCGGCAACGGGTCATGATTGCCATGGCACTGGCCAAAAATCCCTCCCTCCTGATTGCCGACGAACCGACAACAGCGCTGGATGTAACCATTCAGGCCCAGATTCTGGATTTGATGCTGGAAATAAAAAACAAGAAAAGTGATTCCGCCATTGTCCTGATTACCCATGACCTTGCAGTGGTAGCGGAAACCTGTGAACGGGTAATCGTAATGTACGGCGGCATGATCCAGGAAGAGGCACCGGTGGAAGAACTTTTTAATCATCCCTTACATCCCTACACATTGGGACTCCTCCGGTCCATTCCCAATCCTCTGGATACGGGAAAAAAGGAAAAACTGAAAACAATCCGGGGAATGGTCCCCAGTATTTTAAAATTGCCGGAAGGATGTAAATTCTGCACCCGCTGCGATCATAAAATTGACATCTGTGATACAATTGAACCCAAGCTCCGGGAAATCCGTCCCCGCCACTTTGTTCGTTGTCACGTGGTTCAACAGAATATGGAATCTAAGTTATGA
- a CDS encoding ABC transporter permease subunit, whose translation MEQTIQRLQMGSMSRGEISGATGDMMTGGSSILPESALKELNRFYGFDKPIWQRYLIWLGVWPREIRHRDLTFKPGELTLNKYVGYGTYLNLERSEKGLRITDESGAVPSDWKGRIDKIRDDGSADAVIFQTEFSGILTGNLGTSYTYAQPVTEVMAPRFKISIFYGLSGLILMYLICIPLGIKKALNHGTPFDFISSVIVFVGYSIPGWALGGVLLVLFGGGSFWDIFPLGGFRSPMEIWETLSWWQKILDQLHHAILPIIAWTIGSFATMTTLMKNSLLENLSQDYIRTAFAKGLSEKRVVWIHAMRNSLIPIAARIGQNIGIIISGSYFIERVFNIDGFGKMGYQAILDRDYPITLGFLVIVVLIRLIGNILSDLALATVDPRIRFK comes from the coding sequence TTGGAACAGACAATTCAACGGCTGCAGATGGGAAGCATGAGTCGTGGAGAAATCTCAGGCGCTACCGGGGATATGATGACCGGCGGCAGCAGCATTCTTCCCGAATCCGCACTGAAAGAACTCAATCGTTTTTACGGCTTCGATAAGCCCATCTGGCAACGCTATCTCATTTGGCTCGGTGTGTGGCCCCGGGAAATCCGCCACAGGGATCTGACCTTTAAACCGGGCGAATTAACACTTAATAAATATGTAGGCTATGGAACCTACCTGAACCTTGAACGAAGTGAAAAAGGGTTACGCATAACCGATGAATCGGGAGCCGTTCCGTCAGATTGGAAAGGCCGTATCGATAAAATTCGTGACGACGGTTCGGCTGATGCTGTCATCTTTCAAACAGAATTTTCGGGAATACTCACCGGCAATCTGGGAACTTCCTATACCTATGCCCAACCTGTAACCGAGGTGATGGCACCCCGTTTTAAAATATCAATTTTTTACGGTCTTTCCGGACTGATACTCATGTATTTGATCTGCATTCCCCTGGGGATCAAAAAGGCCCTGAATCACGGAACACCCTTCGATTTTATATCCAGCGTGATTGTTTTTGTGGGATACTCCATTCCGGGTTGGGCTCTGGGAGGCGTTCTCCTCGTCCTCTTTGGTGGCGGATCTTTCTGGGATATTTTCCCCCTGGGAGGATTCCGTTCACCTATGGAAATCTGGGAAACCCTTTCCTGGTGGCAAAAAATCCTGGATCAGCTCCATCATGCCATCCTGCCCATTATCGCCTGGACTATCGGCAGTTTCGCCACCATGACAACCCTGATGAAAAACAGCCTTCTTGAAAACCTTTCACAGGATTATATCCGGACAGCTTTTGCCAAAGGACTCAGTGAAAAACGCGTCGTCTGGATCCATGCCATGAGAAATTCCCTGATTCCCATTGCAGCCCGTATCGGACAAAATATTGGGATCATTATATCCGGCTCTTATTTTATCGAACGGGTTTTTAATATCGATGGATTCGGGAAAATGGGTTATCAGGCTATTCTGGACCGGGACTACCCAATTACTCTGGGGTTCCTTGTTATTGTCGTTCTGATTCGGCTGATTGGTAATATATTGTCTGATCTTGCCCTTGCAACTGTAGACCCGAGGATACGTTTTAAATGA